TTCGCCAGTGAGATGCCTTTGCGGCAGGTGCCCGAGACGTTCTCGAGAACGAAGCCGTCGAGTGGCTTGGCCGGATGAATGTTGACTGCCTCTACAAGAACGGGCATATCGGTTACACGGATATTGCGGAACTGAAAGTTCCGGATGGTAGGGATGCCGTCGGTGCCGGGAACAGGAGCCTCGTCCTGTTTGCCGCTATCGAGGATATTGAGCCGCAGGAAGCCCATCTGGGCACCCGAGACTTCGAGGTCGTTCATGAAGATGTTCTCCAGAAACGCTCCGCGACCCGGCCGGCTCTTGATGTAAATCGCGAATGTTTTCGCACTGAGGCACTTGCAGTGCTCGACGTGCACGTTCCGGATGCCTGCCGAGGTTTCGCTGCCGATGCCGATGCATGCCCAGTGCAGATCATGGAAGGTGCAGTTGGAGATGCGCACGTCCTCCGTGGGGCGGGCGATCGTGTTGCCTTCCATGCCACGGCCCGACTTCAGCGAGATGCAATCATCGGCGGTATTGAACTCACAATGATCGATCACTACGTGTTTGCAGGAGTCGACGTCGATGCCATCGGCTCCCCCATGGACGGTCACATTCTGGAAAGTAACGTCTTCGCAATAGACAGGGTGAATCGACCACATGTCATTCTGCTGCGTGTAGAGGTTCTCCACTCGTATGTGGCGGCAATGAACGAACTCCAGCAGGGCGGGATGGCGCATGCCCGTTGCCCGGTCTACGCGGCCGGCAATGGCAGTATTCCCAAGAATCTTTCCTTGCCCGGTCAGAGTAATGTTCTCCGCATCGACTGCGGTCACCAGCGCCGGGTATCCCTTGATCCACTTCCCCTCCCATCGGACCTGGGTCAAAGGATAGTCGGCCAGATCGGGTGAGCCTTTGAGCGTGGCTGCCTCTTCAATGCGCAGGATCGTATTGGAGCGCAATGTGATGGTGCCCACGAGATATTCGCCCGCGGGAATCAGGACCTCGCCTCCACCAAGCACACCACAGCGGTCGAGTGCCTGCTGTACGGCAAGCGTATCTTTCGTCGCTCCGTCACCCTTTGCGCCAAAATCTCGGACATTCAAATGAACCGGGGCAGAAGATGTTTTTGCGGTCGCAATACGACTTGCTGCAGGAGTGGAGGATGCCTGGTTTGCCAGAGCTCTTGTAGCAAGCGGTAAGACAACTACAGCGCGAGCAGTATCTTTTAAAAACTTCCGGCGATCGGCCATTGTCACTCTCTCGGAGGGTAACGGTCTCGACAAGACTCAGGCGCGGGAAGCTCGGATATCGGAGCCTAAGCCACAAAAGCTGACAGCGATGAGAGTATCTTCGCACCTGAGGCCGGCTGCGTAATCTCGCGCAGCAATACTACGCGGGAGATGGAATGAGAGCTAGCGGCCAGTACGAGCGGTTCATGGAGAGCCGTCGTTTTAGGGCTGGCTAAGCGTCGCTAAATCAGCGGTCGCGAAGCAGACGCCAGATGCGACACGGGAAGAATTTTCCCTATGTCGCATCTGGCGCGAAGGCCCTACCGGATGACAGAGATAATGGCTGCTACCACCGCGAACTGGCTGGCGAAGCTGGAGTCGAAGATCGTGCGGAATTTATTGATCTTGAACGATTTTTCCGGAATAACAACCGTGTCTCCCGGGGCCAGCCGAAGACTGCCGAAAGCGCGTCCTTGCTCAGCCGAGACGATGGAGCCGTTTGCACGGATGACGAAGGCCCGGGAGGAATCGCCGGCAGTTGTGGAGCCTCCCGCAAGCGAGAGATAGTACTTTGCCTTGGCGAGGGGGGTGAAAATATATGAACTCTGGTTATTCACCGCTCCAATGACATTGACGGTGCTGGGACGCGGCGGAATGATCAATACATCGCCGTCTTCCGGCACCGGTAAATCCGTCACGGAGCCGGAATCCGGCATCGTGTTGAGAACTACGCGACCGGTTGCCTTCTGATTGCGAAGACGCCGTAACAACTCTGCCTGCAATACCGGCAAACTGGAGGCGGCGGAGGAAGCACTGCCTCCATTAACGGTGACATTAATTACCGAATGCTGAATCTCGGCGGTGAGGCGCTCAATATAGTCGTCGAGTCGTTGTTGCTGGGCAAGACGAGCAGATTCACGCGTAAACTCGGCCCCGAACGGGTAGGCATTAGAAGTAAGCCCCCCTGCCTTTTTCAGAACATCGGCCCAGCTTTCGTTATTTCCTACTGCGTAGACGCCAGCCATCGCGACTTCGCCCTCCACGCGGACGAACTTCGTCTGCTGTTCTCTCGGAACAGTAACGTCTGCCTGGGAGAAAATGGTGACGACATCTTCGGGTTGAAGTTCCTTATCCTCGCTCATGTCATGATCCAGAACCAGCTTTCCTAGATTGAAAGGGACCAGGGTGCTCTTGAGGGTAACTGGGTCTTTACGCTCGATGACAGCGTAACTCCAATCGATATCCGGGGCCGGAATGGTGATCTTTACTGCCTTCGCAGCTCCTTTACTGACCTGGTCGCGTCCTGAGATGGAGCCTTGATTGGGATATTGATCTCTGGTCCCAGCAGTTCCAGCAGCTCCAGTGGCTCCGTTTTGGTTCGGATAGGGGGGCGCTCCCGAAGCGCCGCCGGGGATGTCCTGATTGGGGTACTGCTGCCACATGGTCTGATCAGAGGTAGTGCCTGTTGTAGCCGTCCCATTGGGATACTGCTGTGAGGCAGCTTCGCGCGAAGTTATGCCCGTATCTCCAATGGCGTTGCGGCGTGTTGTTACCAGAGGCTGAAAGTCGGGTTCCACCGCCAGGCGATTGTGCGTGTACCAGTAGCCTTTGGTAAGCAGCGCGTTCTTCTCGGGGAGAATGTCGCTGAGTTTCAGACCTGCATGCCATGCAAATCGGAGCGGTTGCACAACATTACCGCGAAGGGTAACTACATTTGAAAAGGACGGAGGGAGTTCGGGGACGAAGATGATATCGCCATTGCGTACTGGGGTCTCTGTCAGGGCTGTCGACGGAATACGAAGGATGGTTCTGTTGTCGCCCGGAACGATGCGTTCAATTGTGAGAGGGGATTCGGCGGCGGTATTCAATCTTCCCCCAGCCAGACTCAGTGCCGCCTCTACGGACTCTCCGCCCAGCAATTCGTAGACCGCAGTATCCTTGACGCTACCGCCAATTGCGATCTGCTCGCCGACAGGGGGAATGAAAATTACGTCCCCAGGCATCAAACGGACATCTTTGGTTTTATCGCCAAACCGCAGAAAACGATACAGATCGACTTCCGTCACTGTTTCGCCACCGCGCCGTAGCTGGATCCGGCGGAATGAACCCGTATTGGCAGGGCCCCCGGACGAGAAGAGCGCACTGATGAGGGTGCTAAAGGAACTTACGGTATAGCTGCCAGGTTGCCGTGCCGCTCCTGTGACGAAGACCTGAATCGAACGCAGACGACCTAGCTCGACGGAGAGGTTGTAGTTGCGATAAATGCGGTCAACAGCGCCACGAATTGTGCTTTCCAGACTGCTGAATGGAATGCCGGCAACCGTAATTTTTCCAACTTGGGGAAGATAAATCGCTCCGGCACGATCGACGGAGACTCTCTGATTCATCGAGACGGATCCCCACATCCGAACCAGCACTTCATCTCCAGGAGCAAGCTGGTAATTGTCTGGCACCTGCATCGCGGTATTGGGTGGGTAATCGTTCGGATCACGGAAAAAGCGGCGTCCGAAGATAGAAGGCAAGGTACGAAACGTGTTTGCGGCTGCGAGTTGCAGCGGCAGTGGAGGCACCGACGGCTGTGTAAGCAAGCGTTCCCGGCGGGCGGCACTCTCCTGTTCCGGGCGAAGCGGGTTGCTGTCCCGTTGCTGTTGTTGCTGCTCTTGTTGCAAACTCTGATCGTCGAGTGAGGGATACGCGTACCCGTTCTGGGGACGTTGCACCCGGGGAGTAGGGGGGACATCCGTCTGCTGCTGCTGCTGCTGCGCGGCGGGATCGGGATATTGTGTTGTATTGTTCGTGCCCGCGCCATACTGAATGTCATACTGCTGCAGGATCGTCGTCGGGTTAACCGAAGGAGCCTGGCCGTGAATGGCTGATACCGATGCTGAAAAATAGCTGAAACAGGCGACGAATGTGATCAGGCGGATCTTGAAAGGCACGGACGCGGACTACTCCTCACTTTAGCAGCAGTATAGCTGCTGTCGCGCGATGACGGCAGCAGTGTTAAATCCCCTGCAGATTCTTCTGAACGAAGGATAATCTGACAAAAGCGGAAAATAACGAATGACCAATTTACTGCGCCTATGGGCACAGTCGTCCTATTCCTGGCCTAAAAGTGTGTCAGTCTTATGAGGTCAGTGTCAGAGTAAGACGTAGGTTTTTGCTCTCAGTTTCAAGCAATCTGAAAGCTGAAGATTGTTTGAAACCCCATTGAGGAAACTCACTACGGCTGACATGAATATGAAACAAACGGGTCTGATCCACCAATGGGTGACGTCTCCATTCTCGGTATACGTGTACTACCTAGGATAGCTGGTCGTTTCGAATCGACAAAATCCTCCCGAAATATGTCGACAAACCCACACCCACCGGGCGTCTTTAGGCGCGGAAAAGAAGAAAGGGTGTATGGATTCCCAGTAGGAATTGACGGTACGTAACCGGTACGGGCAAAGCCACTTATCGCGCATACTGTGCCGCTGCCTTGGCCTGGGCCTCAATGGACTCCCGGAACTGTTGTTTGATCTCGCCCGCGAGTGACTGCAGTGCCCCATTTTCGGTGAACTCTCTCAGGTGGGCGTCGATTGACCGCTCTGCATTCGTCACGGCGGCCTCAACACTAACGGGGTCATCCGCCTGTATGGACTGAAACATCATGTCTCCGTTGACCCGGGCGATCAGTTCGTCGAAGTCCTGTCGAAGCTGAGTTGCGGCCGTATCGCTGCCGACGGTGATGTTGATCTCACGGCTCATTGTATTTCTCCTGTTTCGGTTTGCTGGGGAAGATGGAGAGCCCAGGGGCTGACCTCTCCATAACCGGTGCGCTGCAAGCCTGCGGTCTCAAGAAGGTGTTCCAGAGACCGCCCCCCGACGATGACCAGCTCCTTTGTCTCCGGGGACTCGCGGAGATAGAGGTCGGCCTCCGCGAGCCACTCCGAAAGCTGTTGTGCCGAAGCCTGTGCAACGCTCCCAGAAGTTAATAATGGAAAGTAATACTTGAAGTTTTGAAACTCTCCCTCTGCCATATAACGCTTTAGCGTCTTCTGGGTGTGCTGCATATATCGCTGTGCCGCGGCGAGAGTATCGGCCTCGCGGAAGCACAGCAGGTTGGCAACCCCGCGGCCTCCCATGACCTCGTATGCGGCAAACGACTGCTGCACGTTCGAGACAAAGATGCACGACCGGTCGGCCAGCTTGGGCTGCGTACCGTATTCCATATTCAAGAGGTCATCGAACCTCAGCTTGCGGGGGGCTGCTTCTGAGGGGTCAAAGCAGAAGCCCATCGCGGGTGACCATTGACGAGCATGCGATCCGTAGACTTTGCTTCCGCCATCCTGGTGAAGTTGCTGCGTATCGAGCCAGAGAGCGGGGGTGGTGAGGCCAATTTTTTCAGCCGCCGCAAGCAGCCTTTTCACCAGATCAACGATCGGACGACGCACTTCTCCGGAGAGGGGAAAGGCGAGGTCCGGGACGCAGAACGCCTGAAACGGGCTGGCGCACTCTACCGGCGTGAGCTCGAGAACGGTTATGGCGGGCGCGGTGCTCATAGTGGGTACTCGTCTCCGTCCTTTTTGATCTCCTCCAGAAGCGCAACCATGCGCTCGTCGAAGTTCGGATCGCGAAAGGCCAGCAGAATGCCGCGATCCTGTTCGCTCTCGATGCAATAGGCCGAGAAAATCTCAAACCACCTTTGGCGATCGTCCGGCGATGCGTCCAGAAAGTGGGAGCTGTTAAAGCGAGGCAGCACAAACATCGAATGTTTCTTGGCAGGACCGTCCGGAAGATGAGCTGCAAAGATCTCACGGCTCTTCGCCAGGAACGGGTGCTGCAGCCGGGCCCCTTTTCGAATCATGGCAGCGAAGTCGGTACCTTTCATTGCAGGATGGGTTGCGAGGACGCGCGGAAGTTCAATCTTTGGCCCCGCAGGTTCCTGCCCGGCATCGATCCACAACATCAACATGCCCCCGGCTCCGAAGAAATCCTGCCGTTGCTGGGGCTGTTGTTCTCCTGCGAACCAGGCGCAGTACTCGGGGACCAGGTGATCAAGATTGAGCAAGCCATCGGAGCTGTGGTTCTCAGTGAGCTTCTTGATCTCCATCGACGTGGGGACCGCGGGCAGCTGCTGGTTGGGCGCGAGCAGCATGCCTGTCATGGGCCGGTAGTCAAACATCGTGTTGACAAAGCGCTCATTCAGGTCCGTGCGGGTGTACTTCAGGAGTAGAAAGTTCTCTGAGGTCTGCTTCTCTTGTTTCAGCTCTTCATCCAGCCGCGTGATGAACTTCAGGACCCACTCCCGTTGACGGAATTTGATCGGGAACTCGGATACCGGCAGCCAATAGAGCGAGATATCGTCGATGGCATTTGCGCGATGAAATGGCTCGAGCTGCCGCAACGACCTTACAGCAGTAAGACGGCGGCGGGCGGGTGTGGATACAAATTCTTGCGTCATGATGATGCTCTATTGGCCGCACCGCTCGAACCGTACTGAGAGATTGAGCGCGGCATGATCCTGATTGCAGACAAGCGAGACTCTGCCATTCGCACGCCCATCCTGCAGGGAAATGTTGTCCGTTTTGTAGACGGAACAGGTGTTTTCGGGGAAGTCGACGGTCTTGCGATCGTATTCGAGATGAACCTTCCTGGTGCTGGGTGCAAGGGACATCGTGACGACAGCTTTTCCATCGGCCAGAAACGATAGCTCCTGGGAGCTGGCATTATAGCGGCACGAATCTACGTGGCGGTCCCAGGTCTGCGAGGACGGCTTGTTGGGGTCCTGCACGTTGACGCCGCCGACTGCGGCATTTGGGCCCTTTAGATTCGTGCTGCCCATCGCCATTTCGGCTGCGTTACAGCTCGTCATGATCGTAAGAGCCGCGAATGCTGCCGTTGCTGCAACATGCATGATCACTATCGGCCCTCCGTCGATGCATTCAGGAACTGATTGATGGCTCGCACGGCTTCTTCTTGCCCGCTGCGATCGCTCCAGATTGGATAGGCGAGATCGCTGCCCCTTCTCGCTACCAGGCGGATACGGCCTGAGTTCGGCTTGCTGTCGAGTACAGCCTCTTCCAGATCTTTGAGTTCGGCAGTGTTGGTTCGTGCCGGCAGGAAGAGAGACATACGCCACTGCATCGCAACCGTACCTGCCGTTCGGTTGAGTGCGATAGAGCCGGAGGTATATGACGCCGCCCAGAAGAGTGCGAGAGCCAATACTGTAATGCCCAGCCCGAACGCGCGATAGCGAAAGACCAGCGTTGCAACCTCAGCCGGCGCCTTCTCGGCCGAGAAGACCCGCGCCATCGAGCGGCCAGTGAAGTAGAACATTGCGGCAAGCAGGATGCCGATTACGATTGCCAGCCATCCCGAAAGCAGGGATTGGCCTGGAGCCGCGATCACCAGCCGCGTGCCGCTACGTTCTACGATCTGAAACGCCGATTGGCCTATCACCCGATTCTCCTTACGCCCACGGGCTGTCGATATGCACCGCGATGCAGATACCAACCCTGACAGGCATGATAAGGGTGCGAGCCACTCCCACCTGAGCATTCAGGCCGGCGATCTTATTGTCGATACCGTGCAGACGTTCTTCGAGCTCCTTTTCGCCGACATCGACAATCACTGCTTCATTGACAAAGACGCCTGCCCCCACTGAGGCAACCCAGGCCTCGGCCTTCCCAACCCAGCTTTCGCCCTTGGTGACGGTGGCATCCAGCGCAAGCCCTTTCGCTTCGATGGACGATGCCTTGATCGCCAGGTCGATCGTCTTGAATTCACCTTCAACATTAAGGATGTCGAAGGTGTGCGTCGGGTTGATCTGGTGGTCCTGTTCGTGGTGCTGGTCCGTATGCTCGCCGAAGTACTCGAAGCGGCTTTCCGCGTGGTAGTACTCCTTGACGTCTTCAATGCGATTGTCCGTTGTCTTCCCATTGACCTTGAAGTTCAGGTCCTCATGAACCGTCCACTCCTCGTTCTCCATGACGTCGGTCTTGAGATCCTTATCGATCTTCTCTGTCTGCTTGCCGTCGATCTGCTGCCACCGGTCGCCATGGATCAGCTTGGCGTCGGTTGCATCTGTTCCGCTCAGACCGGTAGCGGAGGTCATCGCCTTTGGATTCAGCTTGCCGAAATCCGGAGCGGCGCTGTCAGATCCGCCTTTGTTGGAACGGGTCGAAGTTGGAATATTTCCCTGAAAGACTCCCATCTGCTATCTCCTTTCGTTCCTGTTGATCAACCAATCTCACGCGAGAAGAACTGACTGCGTACATGGACACGGCCATTGGGCGCGGTCAGAATAATGTCACCGTCGGAATGGATGTGTACCAGCGTCCTGCCAGTGCTGTCGTGTTTCTCGGTCATGGTCAGCGCAGAGGAGTTGGGCGTTGCCAGGACAACGGTCTCCTTGCTTGGAGTATCGATCATCTGCACCCGGTTTCCGGCTTTTGTGACAATGCGCTTCACGTTGTTGTCTGGAATATCCGAGGTTGCTCCGAAGAAGCCCAGGCGAGGAGCCTGCTGTACGCCGTTCCAGACCGAGCCGAGGATCACTGGACGTTCCGGATCACCGTCTTCAAAGACAACGGCAACCTCGTCACCGACCTCGGGCATGAACATGAAGCCGCGGTCGGGGCCGGCATGCGGTGAGACCATGCGCGCCCAATGCGTGGAGCCATCCTGCTGCCAGAAAAACTGCACTTTGAGGCGGCCCATCTTCTTGGGGTCGTTGTGATCGACCACGCGCGCCGGCACCACACCGTACCAGGAACGGAGCGCCGGCTGCTGAGGACTCCGGTACTTCTTCCAGGGAGTGCAGACAAAGGAGTTGCTGTATCCCTGTGGTTCCCAGCGATGGATGACTTTTACGAGACCATAGGCGCCCTTGGCATCGATATTGCCTTCAACTTCGATGGTGTCTCCAGCTTTCAACTGTTGATTGCGAGAGTGGCCGGTCGCGGTAACGCTGCCGCCGATGGAGCGCTGGCTCTCCTTGCGGAGATAGTCCTGATAGCCGTCAAGCGTCATGACGCGCGCACGCTGTGATGCGAATGCCGAGGGAAGCGACTGTGAGCGCGACTGGACCGCACTGGTCAATTTCCCTGAGGAAGGGTAGAACTCGGCCGAGTCACTTACCTTTTGAAAGGTGTTGGACTGCATGGCATGGTGATCGTAGTGGGAGCCACTGACCGAAGCCGGTACAAGCGATCCCTTCACACGAAAGTCAATAAGACCATCTTCTCCACGCCACAATACTTTGCCACCCGGCTGGAACGAATCGAAGACCTCGAGTCCTTTTTCAGAGGGGCGCAACCAGCATCCATAGTCGTCAACAATGCGGTTCAGAAACGAGAAGTCTGACTCGCCATACTGCACGTAGTTCAGCGCCTTACCCGAGCCTCCGTTCACGGAGACGGAAAGGCCCTCCCGGCCGGAGACGGTATTGGCTACGGAAGAGAGCGTCTGGTCGGAGTAGTACTCCTTACGGGCGGTCAGGTCGAGTTTGTAGCTCTCGCTGACGGCGGTCAGCTGTGCGGTATAGCTTCCCCAGACCTCGTAGTTCAATTCGACATCCAGCACAAAGCCGGAGAAGTTGACGTGCTCTACTCCGTCCTGGTCGGTCGTTTTGATTTGGACTGTCTGCCCGAGGAAGTCTTCGACTGGGATTCGTTTGTCTTCCGTCTGCCGGCAGACAACGGTGCACCACCAGTGCTGGTTAAGCCCTTGCGTGATTTCGACAGATGCAAGCAATGCATCCTGCAGCAGGTTGTCGCCAATTTGAATGTGAGGTAATGCCATGATGTGCCCTCAGACTCCGGTGGGATCGTGTCGCAGAGAAGAACCCTGACGCCGAACGGTCTTAATTGCCCAACTGGAGATCGTGGTAGTTCTGTTGGTCGAGCGCGGGTTGAATACTGACGGATAGAACGTGGTTACTGCCACCTCCGCTTGATACGTTCCAGGAGCTGATCCAGCCCTTGAAGGAGAGTGTGCAGATGGCGTCCTGCCGATGTTCGTCTTTCCAGAATTCGATCTTTACGTCTTTGATCTTGTCTTTTGTCGGGACATTGGCAAGATCGAAGTATTTCTTCACGGTGGCGAATGGAACGTTGACGGTGTCGTGCATGTCGGCGGAAAAGTCCATCGCGCAGCTCAGAGAGCCCATCGATGGCATCCCGTTTGTATCAACAACCGTGGCCAGGCCGATCTGTGTCGAGAAGGCGTTGAGTTTAACGCCGTCGACGGTGATGGTCGTATTCGATGGATTTGCCATTCTTATCTCCTCACGGGGTTGAATCGTATGTTGACGGTCTTCGTCCGGACGACCATTTGCCGCTACTTGCGCTCCCCAGGATTCTTTGCCAGGAGCTTGCGAATATTAGGAATCGTGTACGGCAGTTGTTGCGTCGTAATCCATTGCGACCGCTCTGCGTCGAGTTCGTATATGCCGGAAGCAGCGTTCCACTTCAGAAGCACAGGTTCAGGGAAAGACTCATGTCCTGTCGTTGCCTGGTAGATCAATACCAGCGCCGGATACTTGGATTTACTCTCTGCGGTGCCGATGGCGGAGAGAGAGACACAGCTCTCAGCTTCGGTCCAGTCGGTCCCGAAGGTGATGAGCAGGTGCGTTTCGCCTGTGCCTGTCACCGTAGCGAGACCGCATTGATGAAAGGGCGGCCCGGCAGTATCTCCATTCTTTGAAAAACGTACAGGTACGAGTGTCAGTGCCGGAATTACAGACAGAGACATGATCTGTTTGCGATCAATCTCCAACTTAGCCGCTCCTGCCGGCAACGCGGGCGCCGTGACCTTGCCTCCAGCCGCGTTCGCATCCGCCGGCGTCGCCTTCCGCATGACGGTCTGTGCGTGGCAGGCAACGGTGCTGAGTGTTGCGAGTATGAGGAAGTGATGACTAAGGTGTCGCAGCGTCATAGGCCCCCTGCAGATTGGTGTCATAACGGTTGTCCTTATACGCTGGGCCGTTATAGACGCGGGCGAAGGTCGCCCAGTTGCGGTTTTGAATCGCCTGCGTCAGCGTGGCGCTGAACTTGATGAAGGCAACAAATGCCCGTAACTGCTGTTGGATTGACTGGCACATGGCGGTCACAAAAAGGTCCACAGTACCAAAGCCGGCCTGTGCATAGTTGTCGCCGAGGATCTGAAACGCGCCCCAGGACGCCGCCCGGAGTGCCGCTGTCGCATCGAGCTGATAGGCGCGCTGCAACTTGTCATACTGCGCGGCATATTTTCCATAACCGCCTCGGTTGGCATTCGAGATATCCGGAGCGAACCGGTCATGACGGCCGGCCGTGAAGCGATGGAAGAGATGACGTTCGAAGAGAATGGTGGGGCGGCCGAACTCATCATAGGCTCCACGGGGAGCTTCTACCGATGTAACCGCTTTGATCGCACGCACCTCACAGCACAAGTCATCCGCGGCGGCCTTGTAATCGTCATCCGCCAGCTTCGCATCACCCGTGCGGTAGGGAAGTCGGAGTCCTCCGGCTGCGCCGGCCATTAGCCGTTGCCCCATTGTCATGGCAAGCTGCTGGAAAGTCGCGCTGCGGGGTTCTACGATGCCATCTGCGAACGGCATATGTATGATCCGTCGCTGGAAGGTGGCGATCGCCGTATAGGTCTGACGATCGAAGCCACCATTTTGCGGAACAATGATTCCAGTACGTGCCGATTGCCGATCGAGCAGACGCTGCACCAGGCGCACATCCTGTTCTTCGTTCGGCTTTCCCGGTCCGACGGCTTTTTTGAGCTCCTCACGAAATGACATCAGTCAATCTCCACAATGACGCAGGTGGCATTGTCGTGCCCGCCAGCGTCGTTTGCTGCGCCTACCAGTTGTTGACACGCTTGTTCCGGCGAAGACGTTGTCAGTAGCAGTGCAAGCATTTCGGAGGTACGCAATGCCTTACTGACGCCGTCCGTAGCGAAAATGAAACAGTCGCCTAGCTCGACTCGAACCATGCTGACCGCTGGGATCACGATCTCTGACGCGCCCACGGCCTGAGTCAACATCGAATCCCATTGCTGCATGGCGTGTTTTGAGCTGTGGTTCAAACCCTCCCGCAGCTTTTCCGCCAGTTGAGAGTGATCTTCGGTCAAGCGATGGAGCGACTGCCGGCGAAGCAGATAAGCCCGGCTGTCACCGACATGCGCGATCCACATGCGTGTGCCATCGAAGTGGGCAGCCACGATGGTCGTGCACATGCCCTGGTAAACGGCGTCGTTGAGGGACGACTGATAGATGTAACGGTTGGCCCCCTGAATCGCACGGTGCAGTTCATTCCCCCCGTCGTTGGAATCCGCCAGCGTTTCGGGAAATGTACGTAGAACACAATCGACAGCCGACTGGCTGGCGACTTCGCCTGCCCGCGATCCGCCAACGCCGTCGCAGACGACGAAGAGTCCCCGGCCCAGATCGAAACCGAAGGCGTCTTCATTCGTCCGCCGCGTGCGTCCGACGTCACTGGCTCCTGCAGCGCTGATACGTATCTCCATTTACATCTCACTCTTGGCGCGACGCTTTGTTGTAAGGCGCAGTTCGACAGAATTTGCCAGGGTTACCTTGCTGCCTCGACGCAACAGCGCCGGATTTCCGGGCTGTACGGGTTCTCCGTTGATGAGGGTTCCATTCGAGCTGCGCAGATCGGTGAGATAAAGCTGTCCGTTCTTGCGGGCAATCTCGCAGTGAAAGCGGGAGATTGCATGCTCGACATCCTGAATAACGATGTCATTCTTCTGGCTTCCATGTTGCGGTACAGCGCCAATTCGGATGAGGTCGCGGTCGAGCGGATAGCTCTTGCCGGACTCGAGGCCGCGAGTGACCTCAAGTACGGCATAACGATGCTGACGGCGGCGGCGGATCCACATTGCCACCATACCTGCAAGGGCTACGATACCAACCCCGCCTCCAAGCCAGAAGAGACGGGACCGAAGCGACTGTGCCGCACTGATGCGCGAGCGAAGATCACGCACCATTGGGTTCGAAGGTGACAGCCTCTCTGCAACACTCAGCGCCGTAGAAGCCTGTGCAAAATTGCCATTCAGGAACGAG
This genomic window from Terriglobus albidus contains:
- a CDS encoding glycoside hydrolase family 28 protein — translated: MADRRKFLKDTARAVVVLPLATRALANQASSTPAASRIATAKTSSAPVHLNVRDFGAKGDGATKDTLAVQQALDRCGVLGGGEVLIPAGEYLVGTITLRSNTILRIEEAATLKGSPDLADYPLTQVRWEGKWIKGYPALVTAVDAENITLTGQGKILGNTAIAGRVDRATGMRHPALLEFVHCRHIRVENLYTQQNDMWSIHPVYCEDVTFQNVTVHGGADGIDVDSCKHVVIDHCEFNTADDCISLKSGRGMEGNTIARPTEDVRISNCTFHDLHWACIGIGSETSAGIRNVHVEHCKCLSAKTFAIYIKSRPGRGAFLENIFMNDLEVSGAQMGFLRLNILDSGKQDEAPVPGTDGIPTIRNFQFRNIRVTDMPVLVEAVNIHPAKPLDGFVLENVSGTCRKGISLANMQHVSLKGISVTGFDGPLLSTVNVSGTGLQGATALPPTKVPDAITAKDPYVLR
- a CDS encoding polysaccharide biosynthesis/export family protein, producing MPFKIRLITFVACFSYFSASVSAIHGQAPSVNPTTILQQYDIQYGAGTNNTTQYPDPAAQQQQQQTDVPPTPRVQRPQNGYAYPSLDDQSLQQEQQQQQRDSNPLRPEQESAARRERLLTQPSVPPLPLQLAAANTFRTLPSIFGRRFFRDPNDYPPNTAMQVPDNYQLAPGDEVLVRMWGSVSMNQRVSVDRAGAIYLPQVGKITVAGIPFSSLESTIRGAVDRIYRNYNLSVELGRLRSIQVFVTGAARQPGSYTVSSFSTLISALFSSGGPANTGSFRRIQLRRGGETVTEVDLYRFLRFGDKTKDVRLMPGDVIFIPPVGEQIAIGGSVKDTAVYELLGGESVEAALSLAGGRLNTAAESPLTIERIVPGDNRTILRIPSTALTETPVRNGDIIFVPELPPSFSNVVTLRGNVVQPLRFAWHAGLKLSDILPEKNALLTKGYWYTHNRLAVEPDFQPLVTTRRNAIGDTGITSREAASQQYPNGTATTGTTSDQTMWQQYPNQDIPGGASGAPPYPNQNGATGAAGTAGTRDQYPNQGSISGRDQVSKGAAKAVKITIPAPDIDWSYAVIERKDPVTLKSTLVPFNLGKLVLDHDMSEDKELQPEDVVTIFSQADVTVPREQQTKFVRVEGEVAMAGVYAVGNNESWADVLKKAGGLTSNAYPFGAEFTRESARLAQQQRLDDYIERLTAEIQHSVINVTVNGGSASSAASSLPVLQAELLRRLRNQKATGRVVLNTMPDSGSVTDLPVPEDGDVLIIPPRPSTVNVIGAVNNQSSYIFTPLAKAKYYLSLAGGSTTAGDSSRAFVIRANGSIVSAEQGRAFGSLRLAPGDTVVIPEKSFKINKFRTIFDSSFASQFAVVAAIISVIR
- a CDS encoding type VI secretion system Vgr family protein; the protein is MALPHIQIGDNLLQDALLASVEITQGLNQHWWCTVVCRQTEDKRIPVEDFLGQTVQIKTTDQDGVEHVNFSGFVLDVELNYEVWGSYTAQLTAVSESYKLDLTARKEYYSDQTLSSVANTVSGREGLSVSVNGGSGKALNYVQYGESDFSFLNRIVDDYGCWLRPSEKGLEVFDSFQPGGKVLWRGEDGLIDFRVKGSLVPASVSGSHYDHHAMQSNTFQKVSDSAEFYPSSGKLTSAVQSRSQSLPSAFASQRARVMTLDGYQDYLRKESQRSIGGSVTATGHSRNQQLKAGDTIEVEGNIDAKGAYGLVKVIHRWEPQGYSNSFVCTPWKKYRSPQQPALRSWYGVVPARVVDHNDPKKMGRLKVQFFWQQDGSTHWARMVSPHAGPDRGFMFMPEVGDEVAVVFEDGDPERPVILGSVWNGVQQAPRLGFFGATSDIPDNNVKRIVTKAGNRVQMIDTPSKETVVLATPNSSALTMTEKHDSTGRTLVHIHSDGDIILTAPNGRVHVRSQFFSREIG
- a CDS encoding N-acetylmuramidase family protein is translated as MSFREELKKAVGPGKPNEEQDVRLVQRLLDRQSARTGIIVPQNGGFDRQTYTAIATFQRRIIHMPFADGIVEPRSATFQQLAMTMGQRLMAGAAGGLRLPYRTGDAKLADDDYKAAADDLCCEVRAIKAVTSVEAPRGAYDEFGRPTILFERHLFHRFTAGRHDRFAPDISNANRGGYGKYAAQYDKLQRAYQLDATAALRAASWGAFQILGDNYAQAGFGTVDLFVTAMCQSIQQQLRAFVAFIKFSATLTQAIQNRNWATFARVYNGPAYKDNRYDTNLQGAYDAATP
- a CDS encoding PP2C family protein-serine/threonine phosphatase, with the protein product MEIRISAAGASDVGRTRRTNEDAFGFDLGRGLFVVCDGVGGSRAGEVASQSAVDCVLRTFPETLADSNDGGNELHRAIQGANRYIYQSSLNDAVYQGMCTTIVAAHFDGTRMWIAHVGDSRAYLLRRQSLHRLTEDHSQLAEKLREGLNHSSKHAMQQWDSMLTQAVGASEIVIPAVSMVRVELGDCFIFATDGVSKALRTSEMLALLLTTSSPEQACQQLVGAANDAGGHDNATCVIVEID